CGCCCAGGCCGATGCCGCGGCCGCATTCGACGCCGCCAGCCACGCCTGCTGGCTGCACGGCGCCGCGGCGGACCAATGGCCCCGGGCTCGCGCGCTGACGGCGTCGGCGCTGGCGCAGGCCCTGGGACGCGCATGAAGACGGCCGCAGGAAACCACGCCATGCAGCACCCCGGCACCGCCCAGATCCGCGCGCGCCGCGCCGCCTTCCGCCAACTGCACGCGGCGGGCTGCTTCGCCATTCCCAACCCCTGGGACGCGGGTTCAGCCCGCTGGCTGGCGGGCCTGGGCTTCGCGGCGCTGGCCACGACCAGCTCGGGCCTGGCCTGGTCGCGCGGCCTGCCCGACGGGAAGATGACGCTCCCGCAGGTCCTGGCGCACCTGCGCGAGATGGTGGCGGCCACCGACCTGCCCGTGAACGCGGACTTCGAGCATGGCTTCGCCCAGGACGCCGAGGGCGTGGCCCACAACGTGCAGCAGGCCATCGCTACCGGCGTGGCGGGGCTGTCGATCGAGGACTCCACGGGCGACCCGGCCGCGCCGCTGCTGCCGTTGGACGCGGCAGTGGCACGCATGCGCGCGGCGCGCGCGGCCATCGACGCATCGGGCGAGGACGTGATGCTGGTCGGACGCGCCGAAAACTTCTTCGTGGGCCGCCCCGACCTCGACGACGCCATTGCCCGCCTGCGCGCCTATGCCGAGGCCGGCGCCGACTGCCTGTACGCGCCCGGCATCGCCACGCGCGAGCAGATCGCAGCCGTGGTGGCGGCGGTGGCGCCCAGGCCGGTAAACGTGCTGGTGGGCGCGGCCGGCGCGCTGACGATGCAGGACCTGGCTGCACTGGGCGTGCGCCGCGTGAGCGTGGGCGGCGCGCTGGCGCGCGCGACCTGGGGCGGCTTCGACCGCGCCGCGCGCCTGCTGGCCACGCAGGGGCGCTTCGACGGCTTTGCCGGCGCGCTGCCGGGCAAGGAACTCAATCAGTTCTTCGGCGCCTGAGCGGCGGGCGCGCCACCGCTTTCGATGACGACGATGCGGCGCCGGAGCGCATCGGCCAGCGCCGTATCGCCCGCGGCCTGCGCCCGCTGCGCCCGCAGCAGCAGCCAGGCCAGCAGCGGGCGGCGCCAGCCCTGGGCCGCGGCCGTGTCGCTGGCCAGCACCAGCAGCTGCGGCGTGGCGCGGCCCGACTGCATGGCGGCGCCGGCCGCCACCAGGCGCGCGAGCGGGTCGGAAATGGCGGCAATGGCATCCACGCTCGCGGCAGCGGCGCGCTGCGCCGGGGGCAGCAGCGCGGCCTGGGCCGGCGTGGCGCGGCCGGCCAGGTAGTCGGCGTAGGCCAGCTCGGGCGGCGCGGCGTCGGGGCGCAGCGGCTCGAAGGCCGGGCACGCCCCGTCCTCCAGGCTGGCCGCCTGGGCTGCGCAGCGCATCAGCTCCACGCGCGCCAGCAGTCCGGGGCGGCCCGTGCGCGCCACCTCGGCGCGGGCGCGGGCCCATTCCTGCTGCGCCACGCGGTCTTCGCCCGCGAGATAGGCCGCAGTGGCGCGCTCGGCCGCGCCGTGGGCGTTCATCTGCCAGTCGGGCACGGGCGGCCTGCTGCCGCAGGCGGTCATCAACAAAGCCGCGAGCAGGGCGGCCAGGGGGACAGTGCATGGCAGGGGTTTCATGGCAGTTATCCACAGCGCCGCGCGCCACCCACGGCGCATGAAACTGGCGCGCCCGAGGCGAAGGCAGCCGCGCAAGGGCCGCCCCGCCGCGCTGGCTGCGTCCCCCTGCCCGGCGAAGCCGAGAGCGGGGGGAAGGCGCGAAGCGACTCAGGGGGGTGTCGTTTCATGGCAATTGCAGCTCCGTCTCGCGCGCGAAGGGCCATTTGCGGTTGATCTCGTTGACCAGGCCGTCCACCTTGCGCAGGCTGGCCTCCACCTGGGCGCGCAGCGCGCCCAGGTCGGTCGTGGCCTCGCGCGCGTTGGCGCCCACGGCCTGGGCCTCGGCCAGCACGGCGTCCACGCGCAGCAGGCTCTGGCGCGCGTCCTGCAGCAGGCCGTTCATCTGCACCACGGCGGCGCGCAGCTCGGGCACCAGGCCGGGCGCGCCCGCCGCGCCGAAGACCTGCCGGTCGGCCCGGGCCGCCATGGCGTCGATGCGCGCGAGCAGCTGGTTGGTGCGCTCCAGCGTCTGCAGCACCTTGCGCGCGTCGGCCTCGTTGCCCATCAGCACGCCCAGCGCCCCGCCCGGCGCGTTCATGCGCTCGCTCAGCTGGCGCACCTGGGCCAGCGTGGCGCCCAGCGCCGATTCCTGCGCGGTGAGCTGCTGCAGGTTGTCGAGCAACTGGCGCGCCGTGGCCATGAGCTGCGGGATCTCGGCCGTGGCGTCGCCGCGCAGCACCGGGCGCTCGGCCCCGGCCGCCAGCGGCGGGTCGGTCAGCACGCCGCTGTAGGCCTTGATGGCCGTGCCGCCGACCAGGCCGCGCACCAGCGTGAACACGCTGGACTCGCGCAGCCAGTGCGCGTCGCGCTGGGCCACGTCGACCAGGATGCGCACGTTGCCGTCGCCCGCCAGCTCGATGCGCCGCACGCGGCCTATGGGAAAGCCCGAGAAGGTCATGTCCATGCCGACCGAGACGCCTTCGGAGTCGTCGGTGGTCAGCACCAGGGGCTGGGTCGGCTCGAACGCGCCGCGCGCATACAGCAGGTAGAGCACCGAGCCCACGATCAGCGCGAGCGTGAGCAGCAGCAGCGCCGCCGCCTTCAGGCGCAGATGGGCCACGGGGCGCAGCAGTTCCTCGGGCGCGGGGGGTGGCAGGGGTTCGTTCATGTGGGTCCGGTCGGGATTTCTTCAGTAGTAGTTGCCCATCAGCGAAACCGTCTCGATCAGCAGCAGCACGGCGAACATGCGCGCCAAGCCGCCCTGCCCGGTCTGGTCCTGCCGATCCCGTGCGGTGCCGGAGTGCGGCGGGTACAGGCCCGAGGCCATGGGGATCAGCGCCACGGCCAGGCTGAACAGCAGGGTCTTGAGCGCGAACACCAGCGTGATCGAGGGCGTGAATACCTGGCCGAACATGCGCGTGTACGCGGGCAGGCCCGCGGTGTTGAATCCGTACACGCCCAGGTAGGCCATGACCAGAGCCACCGCGCACGACAGCGCCGCCAGCGTGATGCTGGCATGCACGCCCGCGAGCACGCGCGGCAGCAGCTCCATGCGCACCGGGTCGGCGCCGCGCTCGCGCAGCGCCTGCAGCCGGCCCGTCTGACGCAGCCGCGCCAGCTGCACGCCGCTGGGGATGGTGGTGCGCATGGCCACGAACAGCGCGGCGGTCAGCGGGATCAGCTCCAGCACCAGCACGCGGATCACCATCTCCAGCGCATAGCGCGTCAGGCCGTAGCTGAGCGCGGTGACGACCACGATGTGGGTGATGACCAGGCTCAGGAGCGCCGCCAGCGCCGTGAAGCCCAGCAGGATGGGCGCCGTGTCCGCCAGCATCTGGCGCGCCAGGCGCTCGCGCGCGGCGGGCCGGTAGCTCGACGGCGAGAGCACCAGCACCAGCACCACCGCGCCCAGGTCGATGATGCGCCACCAGGCCAGGGCCCAGCGCACGGCCAGCGCCCAGGCGCGCCGGGGCAGGCTGGCGGGGTGCAGGCCGGTGGTGGTCATGGGGCCATCATAGGGGAACATGCCGTATTTCAAGTAACAAATTGGCCTGCAGCGCCCTATGGACAAGCGCGAGCAGCTATCACTTGCATAGTGAAGGGGATCACACGTGGCGCCTGGCCAGCGGCGCGGGCGCCGGCACGGGATCGGCGTCGGCGCGCTCGTGCAGCGCCTCGATCACGTGGCAGTGCCCGCCCGTGCCGTCGCAGCGTTCGCGCAGCGCCAGCAGCTCCTGCTCCAGCGTGCGCAGCTCAGCCAGGCGCGTGCGCACATGATCCAGGTGCTCGTCCAGCGTGGCGCAGGCGGCATGGTCGGCCGTGGGCGCCGCCACGTCCAGGGCCAGCAGCGTGCGCACCTCGTCGAGCGACATGTCCATGGCCCGGCACAGCCGCACGAAGCGCAGGCGGTGCACCTCCTCGTCGCTGTAGAGGCGGTAGCGGTTGTCGGCGCGCGCCTGGGCCGGCAGCAGGCCTTCCTTTTCGTAATAGCGGATGTTGGCCGGCGGCACGCCCGAGAGCCGGGCGGCATTGCCGATGCGGTGGCGGGGGCTTTGCTTGAGCATGGCTTGACCTTCGAGTGGCTTCAGGGTTTCCAATCATGGCATGAGTCACAGCCACACATCCCAGCCCCACGCCCATTCCCCCGGCCCCGGCGTGGCGGCCGCCCTGCCGTCCCTGGATGCGCCCGCCGGCTGCAGCGGCTGCGCCTGCGGCCACGGCGCGCAGGCCGACGACGGGCACGACCACGGCGCGCTGCCCGGCTGGCCGCGCATCGCCGCGGCCCTGGCCCTGGCCGCCGGCGCGGAAGGCGCGCACTGGCTGCAGCAGGACATGGCCGGCATGGCGCTGGCCGTGGCGGCCGTCGCGCTGGCCGGCTTGGGCGTGTACAAGAGCGGCCTGAAGGATCTGGCGCGGCTGCGCCTGGGCATCCACGCGCTCATGGCCGTGGCCGTGACCGGAGCCTTCCTCATCGGCCAATGGCCCGAGGCCGCCATGGTCATGGCCCTGTACATGGCGGCCGAGCGCATCGAGGACGGCGCCATGGACCGCGCGCGCCACGCCATCCGCGGCCTGCTGCAGCTCGCGCCCCCGACAGCCGACGTGGTCCAGGCCGACGGGAGCACGCAGCGCCTGCCCGTGGCCCAGGTGCCGCTGGGTGCCACCGTGCGCATCGCGCCCGGCGCCCACGTGCCGCTGGACGGCACGGTCACGCACGGCAGCAGCGCCGTGAACCAGGCCCCCATCACCGGCGAAAGCCGACTGGCCGACAAGGCCGCGGGCGACCCGCTCTACGCCGGCAGCGTGAACCAGCACGGCGAGCTGCTGATGCAGGTGACCGCCGAGCCCGCCGGCACGCTGCTCGCGCGCATCGTGCGCGCCGTGGAGCAGGCGCAGGCCGGCAAGGCGCCCATCCAGCGCTTCGTGGACCGCTTCGCCGCCGTGTACACGCCCATCGTGTTCGCGCTGGCCGTGCTGCTGGCGCTGCTGGCTCCGCCGCTCATGGGCTGGAGCTGGACCCAGGCCGTCTACCAGGCGCTGGCGCTGCTGGTCATCGCCTGCCCCTGCGCGCTGGTCATCTCCACGCCGGTCACGGTGGTCAGCGCGCTCACGGCGGCGGCGCGCCGCGGCATCCTCATCAAGGGCGGCGGCGTGCTGGAGTCGGCGCGCGGCCTGCGCGTCCTGGCGCTGGACAAGACCGGCACGCTGACCACGGGCAGCCCCACGCTGGTGCACTGGCAGGCCCTGGACGGCGCGGATGCAAGCGCCGCCGCGTCCGCGGCCTGGCAGTTGGCCAGCCGCTCCGAGCACCCCGTGTCGCGCGCCATCGCCGCCGGCCTGCCCGCGGCCGGGG
This region of Alicycliphilus denitrificans K601 genomic DNA includes:
- a CDS encoding isocitrate lyase/PEP mutase family protein; translated protein: MQHPGTAQIRARRAAFRQLHAAGCFAIPNPWDAGSARWLAGLGFAALATTSSGLAWSRGLPDGKMTLPQVLAHLREMVAATDLPVNADFEHGFAQDAEGVAHNVQQAIATGVAGLSIEDSTGDPAAPLLPLDAAVARMRAARAAIDASGEDVMLVGRAENFFVGRPDLDDAIARLRAYAEAGADCLYAPGIATREQIAAVVAAVAPRPVNVLVGAAGALTMQDLAALGVRRVSVGGALARATWGGFDRAARLLATQGRFDGFAGALPGKELNQFFGA
- a CDS encoding MlaD family protein produces the protein MNEPLPPPAPEELLRPVAHLRLKAAALLLLTLALIVGSVLYLLYARGAFEPTQPLVLTTDDSEGVSVGMDMTFSGFPIGRVRRIELAGDGNVRILVDVAQRDAHWLRESSVFTLVRGLVGGTAIKAYSGVLTDPPLAAGAERPVLRGDATAEIPQLMATARQLLDNLQQLTAQESALGATLAQVRQLSERMNAPGGALGVLMGNEADARKVLQTLERTNQLLARIDAMAARADRQVFGAAGAPGLVPELRAAVVQMNGLLQDARQSLLRVDAVLAEAQAVGANAREATTDLGALRAQVEASLRKVDGLVNEINRKWPFARETELQLP
- a CDS encoding MlaE family ABC transporter permease, with amino-acid sequence MTTTGLHPASLPRRAWALAVRWALAWWRIIDLGAVVLVLVLSPSSYRPAARERLARQMLADTAPILLGFTALAALLSLVITHIVVVTALSYGLTRYALEMVIRVLVLELIPLTAALFVAMRTTIPSGVQLARLRQTGRLQALRERGADPVRMELLPRVLAGVHASITLAALSCAVALVMAYLGVYGFNTAGLPAYTRMFGQVFTPSITLVFALKTLLFSLAVALIPMASGLYPPHSGTARDRQDQTGQGGLARMFAVLLLIETVSLMGNYY
- a CDS encoding Cd(II)/Pb(II)-responsive transcriptional regulator, which encodes MLKQSPRHRIGNAARLSGVPPANIRYYEKEGLLPAQARADNRYRLYSDEEVHRLRFVRLCRAMDMSLDEVRTLLALDVAAPTADHAACATLDEHLDHVRTRLAELRTLEQELLALRERCDGTGGHCHVIEALHERADADPVPAPAPLARRHV
- a CDS encoding heavy metal translocating P-type ATPase, translating into MSHSHTSQPHAHSPGPGVAAALPSLDAPAGCSGCACGHGAQADDGHDHGALPGWPRIAAALALAAGAEGAHWLQQDMAGMALAVAAVALAGLGVYKSGLKDLARLRLGIHALMAVAVTGAFLIGQWPEAAMVMALYMAAERIEDGAMDRARHAIRGLLQLAPPTADVVQADGSTQRLPVAQVPLGATVRIAPGAHVPLDGTVTHGSSAVNQAPITGESRLADKAAGDPLYAGSVNQHGELLMQVTAEPAGTLLARIVRAVEQAQAGKAPIQRFVDRFAAVYTPIVFALAVLLALLAPPLMGWSWTQAVYQALALLVIACPCALVISTPVTVVSALTAAARRGILIKGGGVLESARGLRVLALDKTGTLTTGSPTLVHWQALDGADASAAASAAWQLASRSEHPVSRAIAAGLPAAGANGVQQLQALPGLGVQAEIGGRRWLLGNLRLMREQGLVDAALEDTLAQHERQGRSVTLLADGQGVRALFAVADPLRAQARQAMEQLRALGVHPVVLSGDNPATAQAIAAEAGVEDARGGLLPQDKLDALAALQRSHGPTAMAGDGINDAPALAQADLGFAMGGAHSTGMAMETAGIVLMNDDLRRIPDTVLLARRAHRVLWQNIALALGIKAVFCVLALLGQASMWMAVAADMGVSLLVVANGLRLRRWRHAAEK